A part of Geothrix oryzae genomic DNA contains:
- a CDS encoding M56 family metallopeptidase: MSGLLHASWLPVVGWALLHSLWEGTLVVLAAALVLRSLRGASPRLRYAVAVLALLLMTGLPLRHLVPPPSGAPPVLLPQDHPKPEGPSLSQIVPEPVPALRTRMATGLERAMPWVVAVWAMGVSVSLLRLAGGWAWLQRLRWRHSELAPDALQGRLLDLCRRAGLKRAVTLLMCEGLVGPSVVGVLRPAILVPAGWFLNLPPAHLEALLAHELAHVLRHDYAVNLLQSLLEVVLFYHPGVWWLSRRIRAERELACDTFAVRLLGDALPLAEALTTLERRGLGHAPLEPAPAAHGGSLMERISHLLLPPHRTSSAPAFGAMAVLALLLVSGLRLAAQAPEPTPPVPLAIPKWRLLPSGGKVGNENAALYIHSRNAKDPQGKDIPYTQLLDIKADQVPLNQVWKIFEQVARTRGPYIGSETWDSRDERVAGPRVDIDLTGAKPEDVLATLNRLAEKFGVAPYQAPAATDLQNFQVTKHTLKDGRICFDLHARQVSRGFLDQLLTTAKSVAASAEVKEGVMGFDRASDTFAGPKVDAIFEGLTLPELEARIRKLQAEAQ; encoded by the coding sequence ATGAGCGGCCTCCTGCACGCCTCCTGGCTCCCGGTGGTGGGATGGGCGCTTCTGCACTCCCTTTGGGAAGGAACGCTCGTGGTCCTGGCAGCGGCCCTGGTGCTGCGCAGTTTGCGCGGCGCTTCACCCCGCCTGCGTTACGCCGTGGCCGTTCTCGCCCTCCTGCTGATGACGGGACTTCCCCTCCGTCACCTGGTGCCGCCTCCCTCGGGCGCCCCGCCGGTCCTTCTGCCCCAGGACCATCCAAAGCCTGAGGGGCCATCCCTCAGCCAAATCGTTCCCGAGCCGGTTCCTGCCCTGCGGACACGCATGGCCACGGGTCTCGAACGGGCGATGCCCTGGGTGGTGGCGGTTTGGGCCATGGGAGTGTCCGTCAGCCTGCTGCGGTTGGCGGGCGGCTGGGCCTGGCTCCAGCGCTTGCGTTGGCGCCACTCGGAGTTGGCACCGGATGCTCTGCAAGGCCGGCTGTTGGATCTCTGCCGCCGCGCAGGCCTGAAGCGGGCTGTCACGCTGCTCATGTGCGAGGGGCTCGTCGGCCCGAGCGTGGTCGGCGTTCTCCGGCCAGCCATCCTCGTGCCCGCGGGCTGGTTCCTGAACCTGCCCCCGGCCCATTTGGAAGCGTTGCTCGCCCACGAACTGGCCCATGTCCTGCGCCACGACTATGCCGTCAACCTTCTGCAATCCCTGCTGGAAGTCGTACTGTTCTATCACCCCGGTGTCTGGTGGCTTTCCCGCAGAATCCGCGCGGAACGGGAACTCGCCTGCGACACCTTCGCCGTGCGCCTCCTGGGAGATGCCCTTCCCCTGGCCGAGGCGCTCACCACGCTGGAACGCCGTGGCCTTGGCCACGCTCCCCTCGAACCCGCACCCGCAGCCCACGGAGGCTCGCTCATGGAACGCATTTCCCACCTGCTTCTTCCCCCTCACCGCACCTCCAGCGCGCCGGCTTTTGGCGCCATGGCGGTTCTGGCGCTGCTTCTGGTATCCGGCCTCCGGTTGGCAGCCCAGGCGCCAGAACCAACACCACCGGTTCCTCTCGCCATTCCCAAATGGCGCCTGCTTCCGTCGGGCGGGAAGGTGGGCAACGAAAACGCCGCCCTCTACATCCATTCCAGAAATGCCAAGGATCCCCAGGGGAAAGACATCCCGTACACGCAGCTCCTGGACATCAAGGCCGATCAGGTGCCCCTGAACCAGGTCTGGAAGATCTTTGAACAAGTGGCTCGTACCCGAGGGCCCTACATCGGGAGTGAAACCTGGGACAGCCGCGATGAGAGGGTCGCCGGACCGCGCGTGGATATCGATCTCACGGGAGCCAAACCTGAAGATGTCCTGGCGACCCTGAATCGCCTGGCGGAAAAGTTCGGCGTAGCCCCCTATCAGGCACCGGCTGCCACCGACCTGCAGAATTTCCAGGTGACCAAGCACACGCTGAAGGATGGCCGGATTTGCTTCGATCTCCATGCCCGGCAGGTGAGCCGGGGCTTTCTCGACCAGCTGCTGACGACGGCAAAGAGCGTGGCCGCCAGTGCCGAGGTGAAAGAAGGCGTGATGGGTTTCGATCGCGCGTCGGATACCTTCGCGGGTCCAAAAGTCGATGCGATCTTTGAAGGGCTCACGCTGCCGGAGCTTGAAGCACGCATCCGGAAGCTTCAGGCAGAAGCGCAGTAG
- the ruvX gene encoding Holliday junction resolvase RuvX, protein MRWLAIDHGTKKIGLAFSDELEILSSPFEVWPQEQERTLDRLARLCREEGVQALCVGLPRHKDGAESATAPAARAFGEALSARTGLPLRLVNEHLSSAEAERLLRERGVKPEKRKLLLDAAAAAVILSELLEDRRGKGIPADRLD, encoded by the coding sequence ATGCGCTGGCTTGCCATCGACCACGGCACGAAGAAGATCGGCCTCGCCTTCTCGGACGAGCTGGAGATATTGTCCTCGCCCTTCGAGGTGTGGCCCCAGGAACAGGAACGCACCCTCGACCGCCTGGCCCGGCTCTGCCGGGAGGAGGGCGTGCAGGCCCTTTGCGTGGGCCTGCCCCGCCACAAGGACGGCGCCGAAAGTGCCACCGCGCCCGCAGCCCGGGCCTTCGGCGAAGCCTTGTCTGCCCGCACGGGCCTGCCCTTGCGCCTGGTGAACGAGCACCTGAGCAGCGCCGAGGCCGAGCGCCTGCTGCGGGAGCGGGGCGTCAAGCCGGAGAAACGGAAGCTTCTGCTGGATGCCGCTGCAGCCGCCGTGATCCTGAGCGAGCTGTTGGAGGATCGGCGGGGCAAGGGAATTCCGGCGGATCGATTGGATTGA
- a CDS encoding methylated-DNA--[protein]-cysteine S-methyltransferase: MPVRSLTFATALGRLRLAWTAEGICTLRFVEGLAQEEAPQAPAWILEAVRRLMAHLAGQPQDLGGIPLDLAERTPFQQRVAEVLRSTQPGQTISYGEVALLVGRPGAARAVGQAVKTNPVLILVPCHRVVAADGPGGWSAFGSPGVKARLLALEAPPGR; this comes from the coding sequence ATGCCCGTCCGTTCCCTCACCTTCGCCACGGCCCTGGGCCGGCTCCGCCTGGCCTGGACGGCGGAGGGCATCTGCACCCTGCGCTTCGTGGAGGGCCTGGCTCAGGAAGAGGCGCCACAGGCTCCCGCATGGATTCTGGAGGCCGTGCGCCGCCTCATGGCCCACCTCGCCGGCCAACCCCAGGATCTCGGCGGCATCCCGCTGGACCTGGCGGAGCGGACGCCCTTCCAGCAGCGCGTGGCCGAGGTGCTGCGATCCACCCAGCCGGGCCAGACGATCAGCTACGGCGAAGTGGCCCTGCTGGTCGGCCGCCCCGGCGCGGCCCGGGCCGTGGGTCAGGCCGTGAAGACCAACCCGGTGCTGATCCTCGTGCCCTGCCATCGCGTGGTGGCCGCCGATGGTCCCGGCGGCTGGAGCGCCTTCGGCAGCCCCGGGGTCAAGGCGCGACTCCTGGCGTTGGAGGCCCCCCCAGGGCGATGA
- a CDS encoding epimerase produces the protein MKILLFGATGMIGQGVLRECLRDPRVTQVLIVGRHAAGQAHPKVRELLHQDFFDFSALEGELSGLDTCFFCLGVSSAGLDEAAYRRVTHDLALAAAGTLARLNPAMTFIYVSGAGTDGTGQGRTMWARVKGQTENALRGLPFRAVHLFRPGVIQPLSGITSRTRWYRVFYGVMGPFFPWLRRLFPGTIITTEELGRAMIRVALEGAPAAVLEARDLIALGGPPTPGVAP, from the coding sequence ATGAAGATCCTGCTCTTCGGCGCCACGGGCATGATCGGCCAGGGAGTCCTGCGCGAATGTCTGCGCGATCCCCGGGTGACGCAGGTGCTCATCGTGGGGCGCCACGCCGCAGGCCAGGCGCATCCCAAGGTGCGGGAGCTGCTCCACCAGGACTTCTTCGACTTCTCCGCCCTCGAAGGCGAGCTGTCGGGTCTGGATACCTGCTTCTTCTGCCTGGGGGTATCCTCCGCCGGCCTGGACGAAGCGGCCTATCGCCGGGTGACCCACGATCTGGCGCTGGCGGCGGCCGGGACCCTGGCCCGGCTCAATCCGGCCATGACCTTCATCTATGTGTCCGGCGCGGGGACCGATGGCACCGGCCAGGGCCGCACCATGTGGGCCCGGGTGAAGGGGCAGACCGAGAACGCCTTGCGAGGCCTGCCCTTCAGGGCCGTGCATCTCTTCCGCCCGGGGGTCATCCAGCCCCTGTCCGGCATCACCTCCCGGACCCGCTGGTACCGCGTCTTCTACGGCGTGATGGGCCCCTTCTTCCCCTGGCTGAGGCGGCTCTTCCCCGGCACCATCATCACCACGGAGGAGCTGGGACGGGCCATGATCCGCGTGGCTCTGGAGGGAGCGCCTGCGGCCGTTCTGGAGGCCCGCGACCTCATCGCCCTGGGGGGGCCTCCAACGCCAGGAGTCGCGCCTTGA
- a CDS encoding MBL fold metallo-hydrolase, translating to MERSPQWRDGRFRNPQPLWNDTWGALGSLLGRDGNSTPREPLPVVHPTRGDLETDSPGGLRATWLGHSTVYLEVDGTRVLTDPMWGRRASPVAWAGPRRFYAPLIPLEALPIPQVVAISHDHYDHLDEDTLRRMKGWDTRFVVPLGVGARLIRWGVPATRITELDWWESIRVGELEVVLTPARHASGRGLRDKDRTLWGGFAFLGPRHRAYFSGDTGLFPGLAEIGARLGPFDLAMIEAGAYNPAWPDWHLGPEQAVAAHGMVRGRVLLPIHWGLFDLAAHGWTEPVERVLAAAGRVGATVAVPRPGEGFVPEAPPHERWWPELPWKTGAEVPIRATLDGRPMLPQGGVP from the coding sequence ATGGAACGATCCCCCCAGTGGCGCGATGGGCGCTTCCGCAATCCCCAACCCCTCTGGAACGACACCTGGGGGGCGCTCGGCAGTCTCCTGGGCCGGGATGGGAACTCGACCCCCAGGGAACCCCTTCCGGTGGTGCATCCCACCCGGGGTGACCTGGAGACGGATTCGCCCGGGGGCCTGAGGGCCACCTGGCTGGGCCATTCCACGGTGTACCTGGAGGTGGACGGCACGCGCGTCCTCACCGATCCCATGTGGGGTCGACGGGCCTCACCGGTGGCCTGGGCGGGGCCTCGCCGCTTCTATGCCCCCCTCATCCCGCTGGAGGCGTTGCCGATCCCCCAGGTGGTGGCCATCTCCCACGACCACTACGACCATCTGGACGAGGACACCCTGCGTCGCATGAAGGGCTGGGACACGCGGTTCGTGGTGCCGCTGGGCGTGGGCGCGCGGCTGATCCGCTGGGGCGTGCCGGCCACCCGCATCACCGAGCTGGACTGGTGGGAATCGATTCGGGTGGGCGAGCTGGAGGTGGTCCTCACCCCGGCGCGACACGCCTCGGGCCGCGGTCTGCGGGACAAGGACCGCACCCTCTGGGGTGGTTTCGCCTTCCTCGGTCCCCGGCACCGGGCCTATTTTTCAGGGGACACGGGCCTGTTCCCGGGGTTGGCGGAGATCGGGGCGCGCCTGGGTCCTTTCGACTTGGCGATGATCGAGGCGGGCGCCTACAATCCGGCCTGGCCCGACTGGCACCTGGGGCCCGAGCAGGCTGTGGCGGCCCACGGGATGGTGCGGGGCCGAGTGCTCCTGCCCATCCACTGGGGCCTCTTCGACTTGGCCGCCCATGGTTGGACCGAACCGGTGGAGCGCGTGCTGGCGGCGGCGGGTCGGGTCGGCGCCACCGTGGCGGTACCCCGGCCCGGAGAGGGCTTCGTGCCTGAGGCGCCGCCCCACGAGCGCTGGTGGCCCGAACTGCCCTGGAAGACCGGAGCCGAGGTCCCCATCCGTGCCACGCTGGATGGACGGCCCATGCTCCCCCAGGGAGGTGTTCCATGA
- a CDS encoding oxidoreductase: MTREDWNWSQVPDQTGRVAVVTGATSGTGYETARMLAACRATVILACRNLPKAEAAARHIVALHPGARVEIQALDLASLASVRKAATEILARFDRLDLLLNNAGVMVPPYGKTEDGFETQIGTNHFGPFALTGLLMGRLMATPGSRVVTMSSGAHRAGRIYADDMHFEGGYRAWAAYGQSKLANLLFTYELQRRLAAAGSGTRSMAAHPGWARTELQRHAGWIRGLRALGLEALLSQDAFGGAQPLLRAATDPTVKGGEYFGPSRFRELKGAPVRVQSNALSRDEGLQRWMWRRSEQSTGVVYPV, encoded by the coding sequence ATGACACGAGAAGACTGGAATTGGTCGCAGGTCCCTGATCAGACCGGCCGGGTGGCGGTGGTCACTGGGGCCACCTCCGGCACCGGCTACGAGACCGCCCGGATGCTGGCGGCCTGCCGGGCCACGGTGATCCTGGCCTGCCGGAACCTGCCCAAGGCCGAGGCCGCAGCGCGCCACATCGTGGCGCTCCATCCGGGGGCCCGGGTGGAGATCCAGGCCCTGGACCTGGCCTCCCTGGCCTCCGTGCGGAAGGCGGCCACCGAGATCCTGGCCCGCTTCGACCGCCTGGATCTGCTCCTCAACAATGCCGGCGTCATGGTCCCGCCCTACGGGAAGACCGAGGACGGGTTCGAGACCCAGATCGGCACCAACCATTTCGGCCCTTTCGCACTGACCGGCCTCTTGATGGGGCGCCTGATGGCCACCCCGGGCTCCCGCGTGGTGACCATGAGCAGCGGCGCCCATCGCGCGGGGCGCATCTACGCCGACGACATGCATTTTGAAGGTGGCTACCGGGCTTGGGCCGCCTATGGCCAGTCGAAACTGGCCAACCTGCTCTTCACCTATGAACTGCAGCGTCGGCTGGCGGCGGCAGGATCGGGCACGCGTTCCATGGCGGCCCATCCAGGCTGGGCCCGGACCGAGCTCCAGCGTCACGCGGGCTGGATCCGCGGGCTGAGGGCCCTGGGGCTGGAGGCGCTGCTGAGCCAGGATGCCTTCGGCGGGGCCCAGCCCTTGCTGCGCGCGGCCACGGATCCCACCGTGAAGGGCGGCGAGTACTTCGGCCCCTCGCGCTTCCGGGAGCTGAAGGGGGCACCCGTGCGGGTGCAGTCCAACGCCCTCTCCCGCGACGAAGGCCTGCAGCGCTGGATGTGGCGGCGCTCTGAGCAGAGCACGGGGGTGGTTTATCCCGTCTAG
- a CDS encoding TetR/AcrR family transcriptional regulator, which produces MGNEKKTRILEAAQSVFLRFGFRRTTMGDIASAAGVSRPALYLLFCNKEELFEAVLQAHVARTLEEIRQGLAAHPTPEEKLRFAFELWAVRPFGLLAASREVGEPIHAGLAFAKEAIDQAIAAFEADLVTILAPLSATAPARALPPEQIARVLTRAVHGFKESATSPEELRTMIDGLLEMVLASLRPVPNAGA; this is translated from the coding sequence ATGGGAAACGAGAAGAAGACCCGGATCCTGGAAGCCGCTCAGTCCGTCTTCCTCCGCTTCGGATTCCGGCGGACCACCATGGGCGACATCGCCTCGGCCGCGGGCGTGTCCCGACCTGCCCTCTACCTGCTCTTCTGCAACAAGGAAGAGCTCTTCGAGGCCGTGCTCCAGGCCCATGTCGCCCGGACCCTGGAAGAGATCCGCCAGGGCCTCGCCGCGCACCCGACCCCCGAGGAAAAGCTCCGCTTCGCCTTCGAACTCTGGGCCGTGCGGCCCTTCGGCCTGCTCGCCGCGTCGCGGGAAGTTGGAGAGCCCATCCATGCCGGCCTGGCCTTCGCCAAGGAGGCCATCGACCAGGCCATTGCGGCCTTCGAGGCCGATCTCGTGACCATCCTCGCGCCCCTCAGCGCGACGGCCCCCGCCCGGGCCCTCCCGCCCGAGCAGATCGCCCGCGTCCTCACGCGCGCCGTCCACGGATTCAAGGAATCCGCCACGAGCCCCGAGGAACTCCGCACCATGATCGACGGATTGCTGGAGATGGTGCTGGCCTCCCTCCGGCCCGTTCCGAACGCCGGCGCCTGA
- the murB gene encoding UDP-N-acetylmuramate dehydrogenase, translated as MTRPLPDDLLKVPHRRDVPFARLTTLGVGGLCRWLFEPTTEAEAQTFVRACVRESLPWRVLGGGSNLVVLGDLDLPVLRLALPKEVRREGTRLTAPASHGHIALAEAAATAGLSGLEFASGIPGSLGGAIRMNAGAYGREWVGVLSSYRFLTPEGDLVEKAPDPGEFSYRWSFLTGGRVVLSATAALVEGDPAAIRAQVAEYRGKRGTSQPLSKRNAGCIFKNPPGLSAGRLIDQAGLKGLRIGDAEVSPEHANFLVNHGHATAAEFADLMEQVRTKVREVHGVDLEPEVEIWRG; from the coding sequence ATGACGCGCCCCCTGCCTGATGACTTGCTGAAGGTCCCGCACCGCCGGGATGTGCCGTTCGCGCGTCTCACCACGCTGGGAGTGGGTGGCCTCTGCCGCTGGCTCTTCGAGCCGACCACGGAAGCCGAGGCCCAGACCTTCGTCCGCGCCTGCGTCCGGGAGAGCCTGCCCTGGCGCGTGCTCGGCGGGGGCTCGAACCTCGTGGTGCTGGGCGACCTCGATCTGCCCGTGCTGCGGCTGGCCCTCCCCAAGGAGGTCCGCCGCGAGGGCACGCGCCTCACAGCCCCCGCCAGCCACGGCCACATCGCCCTGGCCGAAGCCGCCGCGACGGCGGGCCTCTCGGGGCTGGAGTTCGCCAGTGGCATCCCCGGTTCCCTGGGCGGTGCCATCCGCATGAATGCCGGAGCCTACGGCCGCGAATGGGTGGGGGTGCTGTCGTCCTATCGCTTCCTCACGCCCGAAGGCGACCTGGTGGAGAAGGCCCCCGACCCGGGCGAGTTCAGCTACCGCTGGAGCTTTCTCACCGGCGGGCGCGTGGTGCTGTCGGCCACGGCCGCGCTCGTGGAAGGCGACCCGGCCGCGATCCGCGCCCAGGTGGCGGAGTACCGCGGGAAGCGCGGCACGAGCCAGCCCCTCTCGAAGCGCAACGCCGGCTGCATCTTCAAGAACCCGCCGGGCCTGAGCGCCGGCCGCCTCATCGACCAGGCGGGCCTCAAGGGGCTGCGCATCGGGGATGCCGAGGTGAGCCCCGAGCACGCCAACTTCCTGGTGAACCACGGCCACGCCACCGCCGCCGAGTTCGCGGACCTGATGGAGCAGGTCCGGACGAAGGTGCGGGAGGTCCACGGCGTGGACCTGGAACCCGAAGTGGAGATCTGGCGAGGCTGA
- a CDS encoding YciI family protein — protein MKYICFGYLDVQQWATLSPGEQNAMIDACFAYDEGLKKDGHWAGGEGLQGPDTATMVRYEKGKVSVTDGPYAETKELLGGLLMLEARDLNHAIHLISNHPGVKMGPWEIRPAADLAQMIRDSELRRSGSK, from the coding sequence ATGAAATACATCTGTTTCGGGTACCTCGATGTCCAGCAGTGGGCGACCCTCTCCCCAGGCGAGCAGAACGCCATGATCGACGCGTGCTTCGCCTACGATGAGGGCCTGAAAAAGGACGGCCACTGGGCCGGCGGGGAGGGGCTGCAGGGCCCGGATACCGCCACCATGGTGCGTTACGAGAAGGGCAAGGTGTCCGTGACGGACGGCCCCTACGCCGAGACCAAGGAGCTGCTGGGCGGCCTCCTGATGCTGGAGGCTCGGGATCTCAACCACGCCATCCATCTGATCTCGAACCACCCAGGCGTGAAGATGGGGCCCTGGGAGATCCGGCCGGCGGCGGACCTGGCCCAGATGATCCGCGACAGCGAGCTCCGGCGTTCCGGATCCAAGTAG
- a CDS encoding RNA polymerase sigma factor, translated as MASIAPGGIPDLLDSIFRSESRRILASLIRLLGDFDLAEDGMHDAFAAALEAWPRDGVPDRPRAWLVSTGRFKAIDRLRRTARFSTPLDTLAEPPDEGPSEGLEEEGVEDDRLRLIFTCCHPALPPEACTALTLREVCGLTTEAIARAFLVAPSTLAQRIVRAKARIRDAGIPYEIPGRAEWPGRLDAVLRVVYLVFNEGYSASSGEALTRPDLSGEAIRLGRLLLELRPDAEVMGLLALMLLQESRRVARVSPGGDLVLLEDQDRSRWDRALIVEGKTLVEQALASPRVGAYTLQAAIAAVHAEAAEASATDWAQIIGLYTLLARVAPSPVVELNRAVAVAMRDGPQAGLDLVDALLARRELEGYHLVHSARADLCRRLGRTEEALVSYRQALGLVQQGPERRFLERRVAELQTSFSDPLSK; from the coding sequence ATGGCCTCGATCGCCCCCGGAGGCATTCCGGATCTCCTCGACTCCATCTTTCGTTCGGAGTCGCGCCGCATCCTGGCCTCCCTGATCCGACTGCTCGGGGATTTCGACCTGGCCGAAGACGGCATGCACGATGCCTTCGCGGCCGCGCTGGAAGCGTGGCCCCGGGACGGCGTGCCCGATCGCCCCCGCGCCTGGCTGGTGTCCACGGGACGCTTCAAGGCGATCGACCGTCTGCGGCGGACCGCACGCTTCAGCACCCCGCTTGACACCCTGGCGGAGCCGCCCGACGAGGGCCCGTCGGAAGGGTTGGAGGAGGAAGGCGTCGAAGATGACCGCCTGAGGCTCATCTTCACCTGCTGCCACCCGGCCCTGCCGCCGGAAGCCTGCACGGCGCTGACCCTCCGCGAAGTGTGCGGCCTGACGACGGAGGCCATCGCGCGGGCCTTCCTCGTCGCCCCATCCACGCTGGCCCAGCGGATCGTCCGGGCCAAGGCGAGAATCCGCGACGCGGGCATTCCCTATGAAATCCCCGGACGGGCCGAATGGCCGGGCCGGCTGGATGCGGTGCTCAGGGTCGTCTACCTGGTGTTCAACGAAGGCTACTCCGCGTCCTCGGGGGAGGCCCTGACGCGCCCGGACCTCTCGGGCGAGGCGATCCGCCTGGGGCGGCTGCTCCTTGAACTACGGCCAGATGCAGAGGTGATGGGCCTCCTCGCCCTCATGCTGCTGCAGGAGTCCCGCAGGGTCGCGCGGGTCTCGCCGGGGGGGGACCTGGTGCTGCTGGAGGACCAGGATCGTTCCCGGTGGGATCGAGCCTTGATCGTCGAAGGGAAGACCCTGGTGGAACAGGCCTTGGCGTCCCCTCGGGTGGGCGCCTACACCCTCCAGGCCGCCATTGCCGCCGTCCACGCCGAGGCCGCCGAAGCCTCGGCCACGGACTGGGCCCAGATCATCGGGCTGTACACCCTCTTGGCCCGGGTGGCGCCTTCCCCCGTGGTGGAGCTCAACCGGGCGGTGGCGGTGGCCATGCGGGACGGTCCCCAGGCGGGGTTGGACCTCGTCGACGCCCTCCTGGCGCGCCGCGAATTGGAGGGTTACCACCTGGTGCACTCCGCTCGTGCGGATCTCTGCCGCCGCCTGGGGAGGACGGAAGAGGCGCTCGTCTCCTACCGCCAGGCCCTCGGGCTGGTCCAGCAGGGGCCCGAGCGGCGGTTCCTCGAGCGGCGAGTGGCCGAGCTTCAAACATCCTTTTCCGATCCCCTGTCGAAATGA
- a CDS encoding cell division protein FtsQ/DivIB: MSMLPRTRPKRPWLPWARAGITVVVLGAAGWGLLELATRYLGLQKLVIEQVSVSGCRGERQGEIQKLAEQLVLGKPLFWVDAEELRSRIEAKRWVRGLQIRKDPPDRLSLVVEERRPVLWLVRSNGVFLVSDDGILLDRVNQANLSPIPVVVDAASQTDQGLARLVSAARALREKQQGFYERVIELRWSPRGPVAYIEGLPAPIYLSRQDVTKNVPNFQGLFVDRLSRRPDLARLRYIDLRWDDEVAVGEPEEAPAPAKTPR, encoded by the coding sequence ATGTCCATGCTCCCCCGCACCCGCCCCAAGCGGCCCTGGCTCCCCTGGGCCCGGGCCGGGATCACCGTGGTGGTGCTGGGGGCGGCGGGCTGGGGTCTGCTGGAGCTGGCGACGCGGTATCTGGGGCTCCAGAAGCTCGTCATCGAGCAGGTGAGCGTGAGCGGCTGCCGGGGCGAACGCCAGGGGGAGATCCAGAAGCTCGCCGAGCAGCTGGTGCTGGGCAAGCCCCTCTTCTGGGTGGATGCCGAGGAGCTGCGCTCCCGCATCGAGGCCAAGCGCTGGGTGCGCGGCCTGCAGATCCGCAAGGACCCCCCGGACCGCCTGAGCCTCGTGGTGGAGGAACGCCGGCCCGTCCTCTGGCTGGTGCGGAGCAACGGGGTGTTCCTCGTGTCAGACGACGGGATCCTGCTCGATCGGGTAAATCAGGCCAACTTAAGCCCCATTCCCGTGGTGGTGGATGCCGCCAGCCAGACGGACCAGGGGCTGGCCCGTCTCGTCAGTGCTGCCAGGGCTTTGCGGGAGAAGCAGCAGGGCTTTTACGAACGGGTCATCGAGCTTCGCTGGAGCCCAAGGGGGCCTGTGGCCTACATCGAGGGCCTTCCGGCACCGATCTATCTATCCCGCCAGGATGTGACGAAAAATGTTCCCAATTTCCAGGGACTGTTCGTGGATCGTCTCTCCCGGCGCCCGGATCTGGCCCGCCTCCGGTACATCGATCTGCGCTGGGACGACGAGGTGGCCGTGGGCGAGCCTGAAGAGGCCCCCGCCCCGGCCAAGACCCCGCGCTGA
- the ftsA gene encoding cell division protein FtsA, whose protein sequence is MPQRAVLLGLDLGASKVVAVVAVQEEDGTLNVTGTGQASPQGGFTQGQITDMDLCTRAIVRAVEEAMSTAGQTKVDGIRVAVDGIQFKGENLRDSITISSGDKIITAGDRDRVLEQATNGCKLAKEELVLHRIPQMFHIKGQRDIRNPVNMFGESLEAEVRIIVAPSPVIMNIQLALKNAGLHGAELMYSPLASADAILSREDRENGAVVVDIGEHLTHLGIFLHGTLFHSAVIPIGGMHFTRDLEITKHLGGIAASERIKIRFGTVLPNQVPPEESVELEEEGRLVSRREIAEVLQARAAELLNLVLAEMGRTGLMHEIHGGVHLVGGGALLTHLAILAQTLLGRPRVVLGRILGVTGLPQATGNPYFVNALGAVKALARDMSETRGKQDRGDGFLGRFKKMF, encoded by the coding sequence ATGCCTCAGCGTGCCGTTCTTCTCGGGCTCGACCTCGGTGCAAGCAAAGTGGTGGCGGTGGTCGCCGTCCAGGAGGAAGACGGGACCCTCAATGTGACCGGGACCGGCCAGGCCTCGCCCCAGGGCGGCTTCACCCAGGGCCAGATCACCGACATGGATCTCTGCACCCGCGCCATCGTGCGGGCCGTGGAGGAGGCCATGAGCACCGCCGGCCAGACCAAGGTCGACGGCATCCGCGTGGCCGTGGACGGCATCCAGTTCAAGGGCGAGAATCTCCGCGATTCCATCACCATCTCCAGCGGCGACAAGATCATCACCGCCGGGGACCGCGACCGCGTGCTGGAACAGGCCACCAACGGCTGCAAGCTCGCCAAGGAGGAGCTGGTCCTCCACCGCATCCCGCAGATGTTCCACATCAAGGGCCAGCGCGACATCCGCAACCCGGTGAACATGTTCGGCGAATCGCTGGAGGCCGAAGTCCGCATCATCGTGGCCCCGAGCCCCGTGATCATGAACATCCAGCTGGCGCTCAAGAACGCCGGCCTCCACGGCGCCGAGCTGATGTATTCGCCCCTGGCCAGCGCCGACGCCATCCTGAGCCGCGAGGACCGCGAGAACGGCGCGGTGGTCGTCGACATCGGCGAGCACCTCACCCACCTGGGCATCTTCCTGCACGGCACCCTGTTCCACTCGGCCGTGATCCCCATCGGCGGCATGCACTTCACCCGCGACCTGGAGATCACCAAGCATCTGGGCGGGATCGCAGCCTCCGAGCGCATCAAGATCCGCTTCGGCACCGTGCTGCCGAACCAGGTGCCCCCGGAGGAATCCGTCGAACTCGAGGAGGAGGGCCGCCTGGTCTCCCGCCGCGAGATCGCCGAGGTCCTCCAGGCCCGCGCCGCGGAGCTGCTCAACCTGGTGCTGGCCGAGATGGGCCGCACGGGGCTGATGCACGAGATCCACGGCGGCGTGCACCTGGTGGGCGGCGGCGCGCTGCTGACGCACCTGGCGATCCTGGCCCAGACCCTCCTGGGTCGTCCCCGCGTCGTGCTGGGCCGCATCCTGGGCGTCACCGGCCTGCCCCAGGCCACCGGCAACCCCTATTTCGTGAACGCCCTGGGCGCCGTGAAGGCCCTGGCCCGGGACATGAGCGAAACCCGCGGCAAACAGGACCGGGGCGATGGTTTCCTCGGCCGATTCAAGAAGATGTTTTGA